The sequence below is a genomic window from Flavobacterium lipolyticum.
TTGATACCACAGGCAAAAATCCGTTAGAAAAGAAAATTATTGTAGAACGAATGTACCACGGTTTTGGAGATGCTGTTGGAAATCCGGTTCGCAATTTATGCATCGCCTATCAGCTCACCAAAGACAAACGTTTCATTTTAGATGCCAAACGCAGAGCCTTAAACCTTGCCAACATGAATCCTGACGGCCTGGCAACAGGTGACGATTTTACAAGTGGTGCCGTACTGGAAGCCCTGGGCTGGTTTTACGATAGCGGTTATGCTTTTTTAACTCCTCAGGAAAAAGAAACCTTAAAAAATAGCATTACGATCAGAGCCAAAAGAGTTTACGACCATTTGCCCAATCGTTTTGAGCTGCATGTAAGCGACAACCACGTTTGGCAAATCACCTTACGCAACCTTGCCATTGCAACCGTAGCGGTAATTAATGATGTCCCTGAAGCCAAAGAATGGCTTACCTATATATACGAAGTCTGGTCGGCACGTTTTCCGGTATTGGGCACTACCGATGGTGGCTGGCATGAAGGAAACGGCTATTTCAGAGTCAACTTTAAATCGATTATTTACCTGTCTCAAATGTTTGGTGATTTTAGCGGTGTTGATTATTTTAAATTACCGTGGATGCAGAATCTACCGTATTATATGCTTTACACCCATCCAAACGGTGCGGCAAGTACTGCTATTGGAGACATGTGGGAAAACATTCCGTACATCGTAAAAGGCGAAGCCTGGTTTGCAGATGCTTTGACCTACCGCATGAATGATCCTTATCTGAACTGGTATGTTGGTGCAATCAAAAGAGACTATCCGTCCTACTATCACGGCACCGATGATTTCTTATTTTTCAGGTTACTGAACTACAAACCCAATAGAAACTTACCAGCAACCTCGCCCGAAAAACTCCCTAAAACTCGAAAATTTGCCGATGTGGGTGTCGTAGCCATGCACGAAGATCTGACCAAAGCCAATACAACCCTGAGCAGCTATTTGTTCAGCAGTCCGTTTGGCTCTTCGGGACACGGTCACGCTTCGCAAAATGCCTTTACGATTAATTATAAAGGGAAAGTGCTCTTTGGCGGAACAGGCTATTACAGCAATTTCAGCGACAAACACAATCTTTTAGATTACAGATCTTCTAAAGCATACAACACCATTTTAGCCGACAGTCTGAACCAAAAAATTGGAGAAGAAGGTTACGGATGGATTCCGAGAGCGATTTCCGGTCAACGCATCCAATACGCTTTAGGAGATGCCAGCAATGCTTATGGAAACATAAAAAGTGATTTCTGGCTCAACAGATTCAAACAAATTAATGTAGTACCTAATAAAGCAAACGGTTACGGAGAATCGGGTGTCTCCTTGTACCGCAGACATATGCTGCAGCTAGAAGGCGGGTACATTGTTTTATACGACGAACTGGAAGCTAAAACCCCGGTAAAATGGACGACTCAGTTTCATTGTCCGTACTATACCATTGAAGGGCAAAATTCGGCAAATGCCAAACAGCAAAACTTCACAGTACAAACCGATTTAGGAAATGTAAACGCCAGTGTTTTTGCTAATAGTCCGCTAAAAATGGCCGTACACCATAAATTTTATGAAGCCGCTATCAACTGGAATAAAGTAACCAACGACGAAGGTCAGATCAAAGAATTTAAAGACCAATGGCATGCAGGAATCACTTCTGAACCCAGACAAAAATTCAGATACCTGACCATTATACAAGTAAAAGACGGTAAAACAGAAGTCATTAAAACAGGATCAGACAACAACGGTTTATCCCATTTTCAGATTGACGACTGGGACATTCAGGTACAATTGGACGGCGAAAAACCGGCTGCTTTACAAATTACCGGAAAAACTGCAAAATCATTATTTAGCT
It includes:
- a CDS encoding DUF4962 domain-containing protein, with product MIKKISFSILLILSGKAFAQQPAEIKLTAEKLHSRVREWPYPVNGITVPTNAPALLWPGTNGKKMVTPMESGSDIPEDPNIGNVRYKVMLASDKNFTKNPFTSAEQRWAVYPLHQALKAGKWYWKYGYALKGSSQWTWSPVYDFVIDAQYAALKVAPPISEVLKRNEGAHPLLWDMNRIGEDFYRNNLDNPEAKKFVAFAEKLMEAPLPTEKPQRVIDTTGKNPLEKKIIVERMYHGFGDAVGNPVRNLCIAYQLTKDKRFILDAKRRALNLANMNPDGLATGDDFTSGAVLEALGWFYDSGYAFLTPQEKETLKNSITIRAKRVYDHLPNRFELHVSDNHVWQITLRNLAIATVAVINDVPEAKEWLTYIYEVWSARFPVLGTTDGGWHEGNGYFRVNFKSIIYLSQMFGDFSGVDYFKLPWMQNLPYYMLYTHPNGAASTAIGDMWENIPYIVKGEAWFADALTYRMNDPYLNWYVGAIKRDYPSYYHGTDDFLFFRLLNYKPNRNLPATSPEKLPKTRKFADVGVVAMHEDLTKANTTLSSYLFSSPFGSSGHGHASQNAFTINYKGKVLFGGTGYYSNFSDKHNLLDYRSSKAYNTILADSLNQKIGEEGYGWIPRAISGQRIQYALGDASNAYGNIKSDFWLNRFKQINVVPNKANGYGESGVSLYRRHMLQLEGGYIVLYDELEAKTPVKWTTQFHCPYYTIEGQNSANAKQQNFTVQTDLGNVNASVFANSPLKMAVHHKFYEAAINWNKVTNDEGQIKEFKDQWHAGITSEPRQKFRYLTIIQVKDGKTEVIKTGSDNNGLSHFQIDDWDIQVQLDGEKPAALQITGKTAKSLFSYGSLPITFEGKTFSPKIEGSSVLLEMNGTKLNKQEAVDELPDVAKYDKN